Within Desulfocurvus vexinensis DSM 17965, the genomic segment TCCGGCGCGGGGGGCGCTCCCGCCGCCGCTGAGCCGGGCCGGTCCCTCCCTGCCAACTCAAGTTTGCACCTGCCGCCAAGTGGTTGCAGGGCAAGGGTTTCCCCTTGCCCGCCGCCGCCGCTGTGCTACAGTGGCAGCGCCCGGCGCCGCCCCGCCGGGCAGGAGCCTGCATGCGCGTATCCCGACCCAAGACCATCCAGACCAAGTTCCTCATGGGCCTGGCGGCCATCGCCCTGGGCGGCGGCCTGCTGTTCTCCCTGGGGCTGTACGTCCACCTGCGCGGGCTGCTGGAGTCCGAGGTGGCCGACAAGGCCGAGATGGTCCTGGACCAGGTGGAGGCCGTGCGCCGCTATGTGCGCGACACCCTGCGCCCGGCCATGTACGAGGTGCTGCCCGCCCACGAATTCGTCATCGAGGCCATGAGCACCTCCTACGTGTCGCGCAAGGTCATGGAGCAGACCGACCTGTCCACGGCCCAGGTCAACTACCGCCGCGTGGCCGTGGGCGCACGCAATCCGCGCTTCGAGGCCGACGACCGCGAGCTGGCGCTCATCGAACACTTCCGCGCCAACCCCGACCAGGAGCGCCTGTCGCGTTTCGAGAAGATCGACGGCGTGGAATACTACATCACCGCCAAGCCCGTGCGCTACGTGGCCGAGTGCATGAACTGCCACGGCGACCCCGACGCCGCGCCCACGGTGCTGCTGGAGCGCTACGGCTCCGGGCGCGGCTTCGGCCACGAGCTGGACTCCCTGGCCGGGGTCACCTCCGTGGCCCTGCCCGTGCACAGCGCGCTGACGCGCATCCGCGGCGCCACCCTGGGCTTCGTGCTGCTGTCGGTTTTCGGCACGCTGCTGTGCTTCGGCGTGGTCAACATGCTGTTCAACCGCGTGGTGGTCTTCAACCTGCGCCGCGTGCTCGACGTGTTTCCCCTCTACTTCAAGGAGCAGGCCCAGAGCCCGATCCTCTCGCGGGTGAACAACCTGGGCGACATGGACGAGGGCGACGAGATCGACGAGATCATGCACGCCGTGGAGGAGATGGCCAGGACCCTGGCCAGCGCCCGCCAGGAGCTGGAACACTACGCCCACAACCTGCGGCGCATGGTGGACGAGCGCACCAAGGACCTCTCCCTGGAGGCCATGGAGCGCAGAAGCGACGTGCTGCTCTTCGTCTCGCTGCTCGACGCCCTGAAGACCTCCCAGACCCGGCGCGAGCTCATCGAAACGGCCCTGCCCAGCATCGGCACGCGCTACGGCGCCTCGCGCGCGGCGTTCATCTGCACAGTGTCCTCGCAGAACTTCTTCTCCTGGCCGGAAAAGGACCGCCGCCCCGACCTGCCTGCGGACTGGGGCCGCGTGGTGGCCGAGGCCCGGCCCGTGATGACCCACGACACCGCGCTCATCCCCGTGCAGCCTTCGGACTCGGCCCTGGAAGGCTACCTGTGCCTGTACTGGGACGCCGAGGCCGAGACCGAGCCCGGCCAGATGCGCGACGTGCTCATCGCCCTGGGCCGCCAGATGGGCATCGCCATGGAGAACCTGAACGCCCTGGACACCCTGCTGCGCCAGAACACCATGCTCGAATCCATCTTCGAGGGCATCGCCGACCCGCTGCTGCTCATGGACGGCTCGTGCAGCGTGATCATGGCCAACGAGGCCGCCCGCCAGCTCGCCGCCGACGAGAACACCTCCGTGTCCGCCGGAGACGGGCTGCTGGCCCGGATGCTGGGCATCGACCCCGCCTCGGGCGAGGGCTGCCCCCTGCGCCGGGTGCTGCTCCAGGGACGCCCCGCGTCCTACGAGGCCACCCTGCCCGGGCCGCGTTCCTTCGCCCTGAGCATCTACCCGCTGCCCGGCTCCCAGGGCCGGGGCGGGCGGGTGGTCGTCTACGCCCGCGAGAACACCGCCGAGAAGCGGATGCTCGAAAGCATCCAGCAGAGCGAGAAGCTCGTCACCGTGGGCAAGCTCGCCGCCGGGCTGGCCCACGAGATCAACAACCCCCTGGGCATCATCCTGTGCTACGCCGAGCTGTTGCGCGCGGCGGCGGACTCGGACCAGCAGCGCGCCGACGTGGACGTGATCATCCGCCACACCAAGCGCGCCCAGCGCGTGATGCAGGACCTGCTCAACTTCGCCCGTCCGCGCGGTGGCGGCCACGGCCCCTGCGACCCGGTGAGCGTCGTCGCCGTGCTGGCCGACGTGTTCTCGCTCCAGGCCCAGAAGGCGGGCGCGACCCTGGAGACCGCCCTGCCGCCGGACCTGCCCCAGCTGGCCATCTCCGCCGAGGCCCTGGAGCAGACCGTGGGCAACCTCTTGCTCAACGCCCTGGACGCCGTGTCGCAGGACCCCGCCGCCCCCGGGCGCATCACCATCGGCGCCAGCCACGACCCCCAGACCGGCACCGTGACCATCACCACCGCCGACAACGGCCCGGGCATCGCCCCCGAGCACCTGCGGCGCATCTTCGACCCCTTCTTCACCACCAAGGAGGTGGGCAAGGGCACCGGCCTGGGCCTGGCCGTGGCCTACGGCCTGGTGCAGCAGGCCGGGGGCAGCATCGAGGCCGCCAGCGACGGTGGCGCCGTGTTCACCCTGACCCTGCCCGTGGCCGCCCCCGCCGCCCCCGCCGCCCCAGGAGACGCTCCATGACCACGCCCCAGGAGACCATCCTCATCGTCGATGACCAGGCCGTGTTCGCCCAGGGCCTGGCCCGGCTGCTGGACACGGAGTTCCCCGGCGTGCACAGCGTGGTGGCCACCAGCGGCCAGCAGGCCCTGGACATCCTGGCCGCCCGGCCTGTGGCGCTGATGCTTTCCGACCTGCGCATGCCCGGCCTGTCGGGCATGGAGCTGCTGGCCCGCGCCCTGGAGGCCGAGCCCGCCCTGTCCGTGGTCATGATCACCGGCTACGGGTCCATCGAGACCGCCGTGGAGGCCCTGAAGGCCGGGGCCTACGATTTCCTGACCAAGCCCGTGGACCGCGAGAGCCTGGTGCGCGTGGCGGCCAAGGGCCTGGAGCGCGCCCGGCTGCTGGGCGAGAACCGCCGCCTGCGCGCCCTGGTGGCCCAGGCCGGGTCCTTGCAGACCCTGCTGGGCCGCTCCCAGGCCATGAACCGCCTGCGCGAGTCCATCGCCGCCGTGGCCGCCAGCGACTACACCGTGCTCATCGGCGGCGAGTCGGGCACCGGCAAGGAGATGGTCGCGCGCACCATCCACAACTCCTCGCCGCGCGCGGCCCAGGCCCTGGTCAGCGTCAACTGCCCGGCCATCCCCGACCACCTGCTGGAATCCGAGCTGTTCGGCCACGTCAAGGGCGCCTTCACCGGCGCGGACCGCAACCGCAAGGGCCTGTTCCTGGCCGCCCACGGCGGCACCCTGCTGCTGGACGAGATCGGCGACATCCCCATGAACGTGCAGACCAAGCTGCTGCGCGTGCTCCAGGAGCGCGAGGTCCGGCCCGTGGGCGCCAACGAGAGCACCCCCGTGGACGTGCGCATCCTGGCCTCCACCAACCAGAACCTCGAGGCCAAGATGCAGGCCGGGGCCTTCCGCGAAGACCTCTTCTACCGCCTGAACGTCCTGCATATCCACGTGCCGCCCCTGCGCCAGCGCGCCGACGACGTGCCGCTGCTGGCCCACCACTTCCTCACCGAGGCCTGCCGCGACATGGGTCTGCCGCCCAAGGACATCGCCCCCGAGGTCCTGGCCTTCCTGGCCGCGCGGCCCTGGCCCGGCAACGTCCGCGAGCTGCAGAACTTCATGCGCCGCCTGGCCGTCTTCGCGCGCACCGAAACCGTGGACCTGCCCCTGGCCCGGCTGGCCGACAGCAACGGCCCGGGCGACCCCGGCGACGACCACCTGCCGCCCTACAAGGACGCCAAGACCAAGATCCTCGACGACTTCACCCGCACCTATGTGCGCCAGCTCCTGGCCATCACCGAGGGCAACATCTCCCAGGCCGCGCGCATCTCGGGCCTGGAGCGCGTGTCGTTGCAGAAGATCCTGCGCCGCCTGGACATCGACGCCGAACGCTACCGCTAGCTGACGCCGGGCGCCAGCCGCAGGCCGCCAGCCCGCCGGGCGGCGGGGGCGGCTGCGTGCGCGGTATCGGCAGTGTGCCCGCGCCTTCTGGCGCGGCGGGGCTAGGCCGAGCGGGCCAGCAGGGCGTCGGCGGAGTCGGGGTCCAGCGGGTGGGAGAGGTAGAAGCCCTGCACGTTGTCGCAGTCCAGCCCGCGCAGCAGGGTCATCTGCTCGCGTTCCTCCACGCCCTCGGCCACCACGTCCAGGCCCATGCTCTTGGCCAGCACCACCACCGCGCGGACGATGGCCGTGTTCTCGGCGTTGCGGGCCATGTCGCAGATGAAGGAGCGGTCCACCTTGAGGGTGTCCACGGGGAACTTCTGGAGGTAGGACAGCGAAGAGTAGCCCGTGCCGAAGTCGTCGATGGACAGCTTGATGCCCAGGGTCTTGAGGCGGCGCAGCATGGACAGGGCGCCCTCGGCGTTGTCCATGATGGTCGATTCGGTGATCTCGAGCTTGAGGTGGTGCGGCGCCAGGTGCGATTCCTCAAGGATGCAGGTGATCTGCTCCACCAGGCTCTGCTGCGAGAACTGCCGGGGCGAGAGGTTCACGGACATGTGCAGGTGGTCCTGCCCGGGGTAGCGGGCCAGCCAGCGGGCCATGGTCTCGCAGGCCTTGCGCAGGATGATCAGGCCCAGGTCGATGATATGCCCCGAGTCCTCGGCCACGGGGATGAACAGCCCCGGGGAGAGCACCCCGCGCTGGGGGTGGTTCCAGCGCACCAGGGCCTCGAAGCCGATGAGCCGGTCGTCGCGCAGGTTGACGATGGGCTGGTATTGCAGGAAAAACTCGTCGCGCTCGATGCCCCGGCGCAGGTCGCGCTCCATGGTCATGGCCTCCACCGCGAGCTGGAACATGCGCGGGTTGAAGACCTTCATCCGGTTGCCCCCGGCGCGGATGGCGTGGTGCATGGCGATGTTGGCGTTTTGCAGCACCGCCTCGGGGGACAGGTCCGGCATGGGGGAGAGCACGATGCCCATGCTCACGGTGATGCGGATCTCCTGGTCGCCCAGGTGGAAGGGCTCGGCCAGCACCTGGCGGATGCGCTTGGCCACGCCGATGGCCTCGCGCGGGGAGACCAGCTCGTCGAAGACGATGACGTACTCGTCGCCCGCGTAGCGCGACACGGTGTCCAGGCTGCGCACGCAGCGCAAGAGCCGGTAGCTGACCTCGCGCAGCAGGGCGTCGCCCATCTGGTGGCCCAGGCTGTCGTTGACCACGCGGAAGCGGTCGATGTCCAGGAAGGCCAGGGCGTAGAAGTGGTCGTCGCGGCGCTTGGAGCGCTCCATGGTCTGGCGGATGCGGTCCAGGCACAGGGAGCGGTTGGCCAGCCCGGTGAGCGAGTCGTGCAGGCTCTCGTAGCGCAGCTGCTTTTCCATGGTCTTCTGGTCGGTGATGTCGCGCATGCTGCAGCGCAGGCCAAGGCAGGAGCCGTCGTCGTCGGTCACGGCCTGGCTGACCACCGAGAGCCAATGCATGCGCCCGTCCTCGCGGAAGATGCGGAAATCCATGCTCTCCCCGGCGCTGCTGCACGGGTCGGCCACGAATTCGCGCCACAGGGGCAGGTCGTCGCGGTGGATGATGTGCTCCATGAGGTAGGGGTCGCTCATGAAGGCCTCGGGCGGGTAGCCGGTGATGCGCTGGCACGAGGGCGAGACGTAGATGAGCGTGCCGTCGGGCGCGCGCCAGGTCTCCATGTTGAAGGCCGAGTCGGACACCGTGCGGTAGCGCTTCTCCGACACGCGCAGGGCCTGCTCCATGCGCTTGCGCTCGATGGCCATGGCCACCTGCTCGGAGATGGCCGTCATCAGATGGACCTCGCGCTGGCCGTAGTGGTCGGGGTCGCTGTAGTCCTGCACGGCCATGGCGCCGATGGTCTTGCCCTCGACCACCAGGGGCACGCCGAGCCAGATTTCCGCCGCCGTGCCCACCACACCCGAGGCGCCCGGGCGGCCCTTGGCGAACAGGGTCGCCAGCTCGTCCTTGCGCACCAGCAGCGGCTTGCCCGAGCGGATGACCCACAGGGTCAGGCTCTGGGTGGCGGGGTCGGAGATGCCCTCGATGGCGTAGGCCGCGCGGTCCACCGTGTCCTCGAAGTAGGGGAAGATCAGGCGGTCGCGCTCCTCGTCCACCAGGGCGATGAAGAAGTTCGTGGCGTCGATCACGTCGCGCAGGATGGCGTGGATGGCGGCGTAGAGGTCGGGCAGGTCGCGGGTGACGTGCACCGTGTTGGAGATGCGGTAGAGCACGGTGAGCAGGGTTTCGCTGCGGCGGTGGGCCTGCTCGGCCAGGCGGGTGGGCGTCACGTCCTCGAACAGGCCCAGGGCCAGGGCCGGGGCGCCGTCGCCCCCGGGCAGCGGCGAAAACGAGGCCCGCAGCCAGCGGTCCGCCCCGGCGCAGCGCAGCGGCACCTCGCCGGCCCAGGGCCGCTCCCCGCCTACGACCTCGCGCAGCAGGGCCCCGGCGTCGCCCAGGGGCGTGCGGGTGAAATCGAAGTCGCCCAGGCCCCCGGGGGCCTGGGTGCGCAGGGCCGGGCTGGCGTAGCGCGTGGTGCCCGTGGCGTCCACCAGCAGGGCCATGGCCGGGCCCTGCTCGAAGGCGGCGGCCAGCAGGTCCGCGCAGGGGCAAAGGCCCGGCGTGGTGGCGGGTTCGAGGGGGGATGCTGTGCGCCGCTTGCGGGTCATCGGTCCATCCAGAGAGTGGCGGTTCCGTCCAGGAGCGGGTGCACAGGCCGGGCTGTGGGAAGCCTGGAGGCTTCCAGCATGCCAGAGCCCTGGTTCCTGTTGCCGGGCTGGCCTGTCCATCCGTGGGCTTGTGTCAGAACATCATCAAGCCTGCATTGCCCAATGCACGCGTCACTGCCTTTCGCCGTACCGCATTCGCAAGGAATAATCCATAGTTGTTTTTGTCCAGGTCAAAGCATACCTGGGCGGGAGGGCAAGGGAGGCAGGCGGCCAGCCTGCCCCGCCGCCGCCTGCCCAGGAAGGGTTTGACCGCCTGTGCCGATTTCCGTATGCCCTTTTCCTGCCCCCGTGCGCCTCTGGCGCGGCGCGGGGTTTCGTGGCATAGTGCCCGGCGGCGCCAGCGTGCGCCCCATGCCCGACCACACACGAGGTACTCCCCCCATGGCCGCAGACAAGACCATCGCCCCCGCCACGGACCCCGGCGCCGAGGCCGCCGCCCCCCGCCACTTCATCCGCCAGATCATCGACCAGCACCTGGCCGACGGCACCTGGGACCATGTGGCCACCCGCTTCCCCCCCGAGCCCAACGGCTACCTGCACATCGGCCACGCCAAGTCCATCTGCCTCAACTTCGGGCTGGCCCGGGAATACGGCGGCATCTGCAACCTGCGCTTCGACGACACCAACCCGACCAAGGAAGAGGTCGAGTACGTGGAGTCCATCCGCGAGGATGTGCAGTGGATGGGCTTCCAGTGGACCAACAACTTCTTCGCCTCGGACTACTTCGAGCAGCTCTACGGCTTCGCCGCGCGGCTCATCGAAATGGGCAAGGCCTACGTGGACGAGCAGACCGCCGAGCAGATCCGCGAAAATCGCGGCACCCTGACCCGCCCCGGCACCCCCAGCCCCTGGCGCGACCGCCCTGCGGCCGAAAGCCTGGACCTCTTCGCCCGCATGCGCGCCGGGGAGTTCCCCGACGGCCACTGCGTGCTGCGCGCCAGGATCGACATGGCCCACCCCAACGTCGTGCTGCGCGACCCGACCCTGTACCGCATCCGCCACGCGCACCACCACCGCACCGGCAGCGCCTGGTGCATCTACCCCATGTACGACTTCGCGCACTGCCTCTCCGACGCCATCGAGGGCATCACGCACTCCATCTGCACCCTGGAGTTCGAGAACAACCGCGCGCTGTACGACTGGGTGCTCGATACCCTGGGCTTCGACCCCCGCCCGCGCCAGTACGAGTTCGCGCGCCTGAACATCACCGGCACCGTGCTCTCCAAACGCCGCCTGATCCAGCTCGTCCAGGAAGGCCACGTGCGCGGCTGGGACGACCCGCGCATGCCGACCATCAGCGGCTTCCGCCGCCGGGGCTACACCCCCGAGGCCATCCGCGACTTCTGCGAGCGCATCGGCGTGGCCAAGGCCGACAGCACCGTGGACTTCGCCCTGCTCGAACACTGCCTGCGCGAGGACCTGAACACCCGCGCCCCGCGCGTCATGGGCGTGCTCAACCCCCTGAAGGTCGTCATCGAGAACTACCCCGAAGGCCAGGTCGAGACATTCGACATGGCCTACCACCCCGAAGACCCGGCCATGGGCTCGCGCACG encodes:
- a CDS encoding c-type heme family protein, whose amino-acid sequence is MRVSRPKTIQTKFLMGLAAIALGGGLLFSLGLYVHLRGLLESEVADKAEMVLDQVEAVRRYVRDTLRPAMYEVLPAHEFVIEAMSTSYVSRKVMEQTDLSTAQVNYRRVAVGARNPRFEADDRELALIEHFRANPDQERLSRFEKIDGVEYYITAKPVRYVAECMNCHGDPDAAPTVLLERYGSGRGFGHELDSLAGVTSVALPVHSALTRIRGATLGFVLLSVFGTLLCFGVVNMLFNRVVVFNLRRVLDVFPLYFKEQAQSPILSRVNNLGDMDEGDEIDEIMHAVEEMARTLASARQELEHYAHNLRRMVDERTKDLSLEAMERRSDVLLFVSLLDALKTSQTRRELIETALPSIGTRYGASRAAFICTVSSQNFFSWPEKDRRPDLPADWGRVVAEARPVMTHDTALIPVQPSDSALEGYLCLYWDAEAETEPGQMRDVLIALGRQMGIAMENLNALDTLLRQNTMLESIFEGIADPLLLMDGSCSVIMANEAARQLAADENTSVSAGDGLLARMLGIDPASGEGCPLRRVLLQGRPASYEATLPGPRSFALSIYPLPGSQGRGGRVVVYARENTAEKRMLESIQQSEKLVTVGKLAAGLAHEINNPLGIILCYAELLRAAADSDQQRADVDVIIRHTKRAQRVMQDLLNFARPRGGGHGPCDPVSVVAVLADVFSLQAQKAGATLETALPPDLPQLAISAEALEQTVGNLLLNALDAVSQDPAAPGRITIGASHDPQTGTVTITTADNGPGIAPEHLRRIFDPFFTTKEVGKGTGLGLAVAYGLVQQAGGSIEAASDGGAVFTLTLPVAAPAAPAAPGDAP
- a CDS encoding glutamine--tRNA ligase/YqeY domain fusion protein gives rise to the protein MAADKTIAPATDPGAEAAAPRHFIRQIIDQHLADGTWDHVATRFPPEPNGYLHIGHAKSICLNFGLAREYGGICNLRFDDTNPTKEEVEYVESIREDVQWMGFQWTNNFFASDYFEQLYGFAARLIEMGKAYVDEQTAEQIRENRGTLTRPGTPSPWRDRPAAESLDLFARMRAGEFPDGHCVLRARIDMAHPNVVLRDPTLYRIRHAHHHRTGSAWCIYPMYDFAHCLSDAIEGITHSICTLEFENNRALYDWVLDTLGFDPRPRQYEFARLNITGTVLSKRRLIQLVQEGHVRGWDDPRMPTISGFRRRGYTPEAIRDFCERIGVAKADSTVDFALLEHCLREDLNTRAPRVMGVLNPLKVVIENYPEGQVETFDMAYHPEDPAMGSRTVPFSRELWIEREDFMEDPPKKFFRLAPGAEVRLRYAYYVTCTGVVKNEAGEITELRCTYDPQTKGGWSQDGRKVKGTLHWVSAAHAVPAEVRLYDRLFSTDNPMDVPEGGDFKDNLNPESLTVVRALLEPGLADAAPGLRCQFERMGYFCADPDSAPGAPVFNRTATLRDTWAKIAQKG
- a CDS encoding sigma-54-dependent transcriptional regulator, producing MTTPQETILIVDDQAVFAQGLARLLDTEFPGVHSVVATSGQQALDILAARPVALMLSDLRMPGLSGMELLARALEAEPALSVVMITGYGSIETAVEALKAGAYDFLTKPVDRESLVRVAAKGLERARLLGENRRLRALVAQAGSLQTLLGRSQAMNRLRESIAAVAASDYTVLIGGESGTGKEMVARTIHNSSPRAAQALVSVNCPAIPDHLLESELFGHVKGAFTGADRNRKGLFLAAHGGTLLLDEIGDIPMNVQTKLLRVLQEREVRPVGANESTPVDVRILASTNQNLEAKMQAGAFREDLFYRLNVLHIHVPPLRQRADDVPLLAHHFLTEACRDMGLPPKDIAPEVLAFLAARPWPGNVRELQNFMRRLAVFARTETVDLPLARLADSNGPGDPGDDHLPPYKDAKTKILDDFTRTYVRQLLAITEGNISQAARISGLERVSLQKILRRLDIDAERYR
- a CDS encoding EAL domain-containing protein; the encoded protein is MTRKRRTASPLEPATTPGLCPCADLLAAAFEQGPAMALLVDATGTTRYASPALRTQAPGGLGDFDFTRTPLGDAGALLREVVGGERPWAGEVPLRCAGADRWLRASFSPLPGGDGAPALALGLFEDVTPTRLAEQAHRRSETLLTVLYRISNTVHVTRDLPDLYAAIHAILRDVIDATNFFIALVDEERDRLIFPYFEDTVDRAAYAIEGISDPATQSLTLWVIRSGKPLLVRKDELATLFAKGRPGASGVVGTAAEIWLGVPLVVEGKTIGAMAVQDYSDPDHYGQREVHLMTAISEQVAMAIERKRMEQALRVSEKRYRTVSDSAFNMETWRAPDGTLIYVSPSCQRITGYPPEAFMSDPYLMEHIIHRDDLPLWREFVADPCSSAGESMDFRIFREDGRMHWLSVVSQAVTDDDGSCLGLRCSMRDITDQKTMEKQLRYESLHDSLTGLANRSLCLDRIRQTMERSKRRDDHFYALAFLDIDRFRVVNDSLGHQMGDALLREVSYRLLRCVRSLDTVSRYAGDEYVIVFDELVSPREAIGVAKRIRQVLAEPFHLGDQEIRITVSMGIVLSPMPDLSPEAVLQNANIAMHHAIRAGGNRMKVFNPRMFQLAVEAMTMERDLRRGIERDEFFLQYQPIVNLRDDRLIGFEALVRWNHPQRGVLSPGLFIPVAEDSGHIIDLGLIILRKACETMARWLARYPGQDHLHMSVNLSPRQFSQQSLVEQITCILEESHLAPHHLKLEITESTIMDNAEGALSMLRRLKTLGIKLSIDDFGTGYSSLSYLQKFPVDTLKVDRSFICDMARNAENTAIVRAVVVLAKSMGLDVVAEGVEEREQMTLLRGLDCDNVQGFYLSHPLDPDSADALLARSA